The following proteins are encoded in a genomic region of Nakaseomyces glabratus chromosome J, complete sequence:
- the CDC26 gene encoding anaphase promoting complex subunit CDC26 (CAGL0J02618g~Has domain(s) with predicted role in anaphase-promoting complex-dependent catabolic process, regulation of mitotic metaphase/anaphase transition and anaphase-promoting complex localization): MIRREATTLTLSQTDINDLVDELEERKLQRIINKQRDRVLRTSTKLESGSEDTRLASRDNNDDGIALQYNNGDESLEDAVPIDSFINASPLDNKTMHRTVNFDQGLNVSLGSFAQNTTSNSNWQGNSQSGTSETEAGSTQSNPFYRG; the protein is encoded by the coding sequence ATGATAAGGCGTGAAGCTACCACTTTGACTCTCTCACAAACTGATATTAATGATCTTGTTGATGAGTTAGAAGAGCGCAAGCtgcaaagaataataaataaacaGAGGGACAGAGTACTTCGAACATCAACGAAGTTAGAGAGTGGATCTGAAGATACCCGGTTGGCGAGCCGAGATAACAACGATGATGGCATAGCATTGCAGTATAATAACGGTGATGAGTCTCTAGAGGATGCTGTACCCATTGACTCTTTCATAAATGCAAGTCCACTAGACAATAAGACTATGCATCGCACAGTAAACTTTGATCAGGGACTCAATGTGTCGTTAGGAAGTTTTGCTCAAAACACCACTTCTAACTCTAACTGGCAAGGTAACAGTCAGAGCGGGACCTCTGAAACTGAAGCTGGTTCAACACAGTCAAATCCATTTTATCGAGGGTGA
- the RSC8 gene encoding Rsc8p (CAGL0J02640g~Ortholog(s) have DNA binding, DNA translocase activity), with translation MSETVKNEMEIDSENVAKVEEVTDKSNGDDDTSSMEDKTLKFLIKQTNEVTIPPFAKWFDMYSVHEIEKRSLPDFFDGSSRFKSEKAYKDTRNFIINTFRLSPTEYLTITAVRRNIAMDVASIVRIHEFLEKWGLINYQVDPRSKPTLIGPSFTGHFQITLDTPQGLKPFLPEKKIIANKKLKIEAQKKKLVHEDEERVEVLILNDATTKESNEDDQTINEEENSYPTNVSLRQNVYDASKNFNALKEKKLESKDMQKVFVCHICGNDKMTVKYFNLRNKHSSLCHKCFSKEQFGEKFQSSDFIKLADENAFPQRKIWTDQEVVSLLEGLEMFGSDWKHIAKHVGGNKLIADCVDKYMSLPLEDDDVSKLLDKYKSSANQTTSDTIIEVMENFINALITNGNEDILNSKLPTAAHNCQLKSQYQMRIIAQELITLSAKKLKIKMSKLDSLDKALTEETAKYENEVSKISQQKNNLSKQVSEINQKLSDLNVTKKLVIASEQMDSNMDLVDKEEEEEKNDNQQLAKEVAQHLDDPKLTEPKRFKIWSL, from the coding sequence ATGAGCGAAACAGTGAAGAACGAGATGGAGATTGACTCCGAGAATGTAGCCAAAGTTGAAGAGGTGACCGATAAATCGAACGGTGATGATGATACATCTAGCATGGAAGACAAGACATTGAAGTTCTTGATCAAACAGACTAATGAAGTGACCATACCTCCTTTTGCCAAGTGGTTTGACATGTATTCTGTGCATGAAATCGAGAAGCGGTCGCTTCCAGATTTCTTCGATGGCTCCTCCAGATTTAAGTCAGAAAAAGCATACAAGGACACTAGAAATTTTATAATAAACACATTCAGATTATCTCCTACAGAATACCTAACAATTACCGCGGTAAGAAGGAACATCGCTATGGATGTCGCTTCTATCGTAAGGATTCATGAATTTCTCGAGAAATGGGGACTAATTAATTACCAGGTAGACCCTAGATCAAAACCGACCTTAATAGGTCCTAGTTTCACAGGGCATTTCCAAATTACTTTAGATACTCCACAAGGTTTGAAACCATTTTTACcggaaaagaaaattattGCTAACAAGAAGCTCAAAATAGAGgcacagaagaagaaactagtacatgaagatgaggaaaGGGTCGAGGTACTAATATTGAATGATGCAACTACCAAGGAatcaaatgaagatgaccAAACAATAAATGAGGAAGAGAACTCATACCCAACTAACGTCTCTCTAAGGCAAAATGTCTATGATGCATctaaaaatttcaatgccctgaaagaaaagaaattagagTCAAAAGATATGCAAAAGGTATTTGTCTGCCACATATGTGGAAACGATAAGATGACAGTTAAGTATTTCAATTTGCGCAATAAACATTCGAGCTTGTGCCATAAGTGCTTCTCTAAAGAGCAATTTGGCGAGAAATTTCAATCCTCAGACTTTATAAAATTAGCAGATGAAAATGCTTTCCCTCAAAGAAAGATATGGACAGATCAGGAAGTCGTTTCATTACTGGAAGGTCTAGAAATGTTTGGGTCTGATTGGAAGCACATTGCTAAACACGTAGGCGGGAACAAACTAATTGCGGACTGTGTTGATAAATACATGTCACTTCCATTGGAAGATGATGACGTTTCAAAACTATTAGACAAGTATAAGAGCTCTGCAAACCAAACTACATCAGATACCATCATTGAAGTGATGGagaattttattaatgCATTAATCACTAATGGAAATGAGGACATATTGAATAGCAAGCTTCCTACTGCTGCCCACAACTGTCAGTTGAAGTCACAATACCAAATGCGTATCATTGCACAGGAACTTATAACATTGAGTGCTAAAAAgcttaaaataaaaatgtcTAAATTAGATAGCCTGGATAAGGCTCTAACAGAAGAAACTGCCAAATATGAGAATGAAGTAAGTAAAATATCTCAacagaaaaataatttgaGTAAACAAGTGAGTGAAATTAATCAAAAGCTCTCAGATTTAAATGTCACAAAGAAACTTGTGATAGCATCAGAGCAAATGGATTCTAACATGGACCTGGTagacaaagaagaagaagaagaaaagaatgatAATCAGCAATTAGCAAAAGAAGTAGCGCAGCATCTTGATGACCCAAAGCTAACTGAACCAAAGAGATTCAAAATTTGGTCGTTGTAA
- the ERG28 gene encoding Erg28p (CAGL0J02684g~Ortholog(s) have protein binding, bridging activity, role in ergosterol biosynthetic process and endoplasmic reticulum membrane localization), with translation MLSLQQLTGGVHSAVTNMAPGYLPKWLLFISIVSVFNSVQTYISGLELTRRVYENKPSETTSLSARTFGTWTFVSCVIRFYGALYITEPHIYQLTFISYIIALFHFGSELLIFRTCKLGKGFMGPLIVASTSLIWMYNQKEYYTGLPW, from the coding sequence atgctAAGTTTACAACAATTGACCGGTGGTGTACATAGTGCTGTCACCAACATGGCTCCTGGCTACTTGCCAAAATggttattatttatttccaTTGTGTCGGTATTTAACTCTGTTCAAACATACATTTCTGGTCTTGAACTAACTCGTAGAGTCTACGAAAACAAACCTTCTGAGACAACATCTCTGAGTGCTAGAACTTTCGGTACTTGGACCTTTGTCTCTTGTGTTATCAGATTCTATGGTGCATTGTACATCACTGAACCCCACATTTACCAATTGACCTTTATCTCCTACATCATTGCTTTGTTCCATTTCGGTAGTGAATTGTTGATTTTCCGTACTTGTAAACTGGGCAAGGGTTTTATGGGTCCATTAATCGTTGCTTCGACTTCTCTGATCTGGATGTATAACCAAAAGGAGTACTACACTGGTTTACCATGGTAA
- the IRC5 gene encoding putative ATPase (CAGL0J02662g~Ortholog(s) have role in mitotic recombination and nucleus localization) produces the protein MNTRKRFLRSARKAAAVTVNYAEPDDNDLSANTFASDDENADVSVDAEDTPPVWLRDDVRPNEDVQLDSDDENGGDKDDDRDLDDLLLKEKEKHRLEAQTKEEDSDDEVNELDKASVTSKLKKLDEFVKQSQVYSSIIADTLLKRTLERTEESDASNNDPVKEPPAKKAKKSKSILDFFTRRQNTDDNRVEEMAVDVKKETEEERIAKEQPSYLKNCVLKPYQMEGLNWLITLYENGLNGILADEMGLGKTIQSIALLSFIYEMDTKGPFLIAAPLSTVDNWMNEFAKFAPEIPILKYYSQNGQDARQKLLKKFFKNNNREGVIVTSYEMIIRDANIIMGEQWKFLIVDEGHRLKNINCRLIQELKRINTSNRLLLTGTPLQNNLSELWSLLNFILPDIFADFEIFNKWFDFKDLDLQSNSAKLNKLINDELEKNLISNLHTILKPFLLRRLKSVVLKDVLPPKREYIVNCPLSPIQTKFYRMALSGKLKVTVFKELVKAFFTLNQEYIGTVSNKSIRDFIDYKLSEEPDEDKVTAVIKQMDDIYMEHLNTFTKNQRLQNMMMQLRQVVDSTLLFFFPYMEPEDITLDYLLASSGKLQMLQKLAIPLIKKGHKILIFSQFVGMLDLLEDWSELNSFNSLRIDGGVDNESRKEYIDEFNKKGDDHQIFLLSTRAAGLGINLVAADTVIIFDSDWNPQVDLQAMDRCHRIGQTKPVIVYRFCCDNTIEHVILTRAVNKRKLERMVIQMGKFSNLKKLALNERSFLQQSTGMNPNKTSNKELVQELSQLLMSKESSIGFETSKKPKQDDILTEAELKELSDRSLKFYSPDREVEFPHVRLFETTSGF, from the coding sequence ATGAATACAAGGAAGAGGTTTTTGAGGAGTGCCAGGAAGGCCGCTGCGGTTACTGTCAACTATGCGGAACCTGACGATAATGATCTGAGTGCTAATACTTTTGCGAGTGATGATGAGAATGCTGACGTCAGTGTAGACGCTGAGGATACGCCGCCTGTGTGGCTGCGAGATGATGTACGTCCGAATGAGGACGTTCAGCTCGACTCAGACGACGAAAACGGTGGTGATAAAGACGATGATAGGGATCTTGACGATCTTTTACTGaaggaaaaggaaaaacaCAGGCTGGAAGCACAGACTAAAGAGGAAGATAGTGATGACGAAGTAAATGAGTTGGATAAAGCCAGTGTCACGTCCAAATTAAAGAAACTAGATGAGTTCGTAAAGCAAAGTCAGGTTTACTCAAGTATCATCGCTGATACACTGTTGAAGAGGACTTTAGAGAGAACAGAGGAATCTGATGCGTCAAATAATGACCCTGTGAAAGAACCTCCTGCGAAAAAGGctaaaaaatcaaaatctaTACTAGATTTTTTTACTAGAAGACAAAATACAGATGACAATAGGGTTGAGGAAATGGCTGTTGATGTTAAGAAGGAAACGGAGGAAGAGCGTATAGCCAAAGAGCAACCATCTTACTTGAAGAATTGTGTCCTAAAGCCTTACCAAATGGAAGGGCTGAATTGGTTAATTACACTTTATGAAAATGGGCTAAACGGTATCCTAGCCGATGAGATGGGTTTGGGTAAGACTATTCAGAGTATCGCTTTATTGTCTTTCATTTATGAAATGGACACAAAAGGCCCCTTCTTAATTGCTGCACCATTAAGCACCGTCGATAATTGGATGAACGAATTCGCAAAATTCGCTCCAGAAATTCCGATTCTTAAATATTATAGTCAAAATGGACAAGATGCAAGAcagaaattgttgaaaaaattcttcaaaaataataataggGAAGGTGTTATTGTTACCTCATATGAGATGATAATTAGGGATgcaaatataataatggGTGAACAATGGAAGTTTCTAATTGTAGATGAAGGTCATCGTTTGAAGAATATTAACTGTCGTTTGATACAGGAATTGAAGCGAATCAATACTTCTAACAGACTTTTACTAACAGGTACGCCCTTACAGAATAACTTGTCAGAGTTGTGGTCTCTATTGAACTTTATTCTGCCTGACATTTTTgctgattttgaaatattcaataaatggtttgatttcaaagatcTTGATTTGCAAAGTAATTCTGCTAAATTAAATAAGTTGATTAACGATGAactagaaaaaaatttgatatccAACCTGCATACAATCTTAAAACCATTTTTGTTAAGAAGATTGAAAAGTGTGGTCTTAAAGGACGTTCTTCCGCCAAAGAGAGAGTACATAGTCAACTGCCCTTTATCACCAATCCAAACAAAGTTTTACAGAATGGCTTTATCTGGAAAGCTTAAGGTGACTGTTTTCAAAGAACTCGTCAAAGCATTTTTCACTCTGAATCAAGAGTACATAGGGACTGTTTCAAATAAATCCATTCGAGACTTCATTGATTATAAATTAAGTGAAGAGCCAGATGAAGACAAAGTAACCGCCGTTATCAAGCAAATGGATGACATATATATGGAACACCTAAACACGTTTACCAAGAATCAGAGACTACAAAATATGATGATGCAGCTACGTCAAGTTGTAGACTCTACTCTACTATTTTTCTTCCCATACATGGAACCTGAGGACATCACATTGGATTATCTGCTTGCATCATCTGGAAAACTACAAATGTTGCAGAAATTGGCAATACctctaataaaaaaaggtcacaaaatattgatattcTCTCAGTTTGTTGGTATGTTAGATTTATTGGAGGATTGGTCTGAACTAAACTCCTTCAATTCATTGAGAATTGATGGTGGTGTTGATAACGAATCAAGGAAAGAATATATCGATGAATTTAACAAAAAAGGTGACGACCATCAAATTTTCTTGCTTTCGACAAGAGCAGCTGGTCTTGGTATTAACCTTGTAGCTGCAGATACTGtgattatttttgatagtgATTGGAACCCTCAGGTTGATCTCCAAGCAATGGATAGATGTCACAGAATTGGCCAGACAAAACCAGTAATAGTATACAGATTTTGCTGTGACAATACTATTGAGCACGTCATACTAACCAGAGCTGTTAATAAGAGAAAGTTAGAACGAATGGTTATTCAAATGGGTAAGTTCAgtaatttgaagaagttagCCTTGAATGAGAGATCTTTCCTCCAACAAAGCACTGGTATGAATCCAAACAAGACCAGCAATAAAGAACTTGTACAGGAACTATCACAGCTTCTAATGAGTAAAGAATCAAGTATTGGATTCGAGACGTCTAAAAAACCCAAACAAGATGATATACTCACTGAAGCTGAATTAAAGGAGTTATCAGATAGATCGCTCAAATTTTACTCACCAGATAGAGAAGTCGAGTTCCCTCATGTAAGGCTATTTGAGACAACATCTGGATTttaa
- a CDS encoding uncharacterized protein (CAGL0J02530g~Putative adhesin-like cell wall protein (adhesin cluster VI); predicted GPI-anchor), whose product MLMFSRILLFFASYVLVKAQQTITTPTTLTGNQNFNEDIDVQSSLTLNDGSEYIFNNLLDISLDTASVEANAQSGSVFTFSMPPSSSFSNLGTLTINNNAGVVSEQHININPSTFSNSGTLTIRVVHYQSDSSSTMLIDSPSFANSGTINYERTGTEINDPGLEGNILHIGSAGHALDNTGIINLAAGNNYYLQGNIQGEGGSINVNYGLLHIDSTSFAGNTINLGPEGALAMIRPVPETVVVRGFAAPNFIASAGTNGAFAYNEQTGILTVTTDGNTYTYDIGCGYDPALLIGTQSSIGYEGNLVDGYGVAYTGAAPADVTCAAASSSIVPSSSVEPSSSVEPSSSVEPSSSVEPSSSVEPSSSVEPSSSVEPSSSVEPSSSVEPSSSVDTSSSVEPSSSVEPSSSVEPSSSVEPSSSVEPSSSVEPSSSVEPSSSVEPSSSVEPSSSVEPSSSVEPSSSVEPSSSVEPSSSVDTSSSVEPSSSVEPSSSSSSSSSSSSSSSSPSSSSSSSSSSSAVVTTITTTIEDPGVPPVIITTTITIGAGTGQGEQGQAGQAGQAGQAGQAGQAGQAGQAGQAGQAGQAGQAGQAGQAGQAGQAGQAGQAGQAGSGQAGQAGQAGQAGSGQAGQAGSGQAGQAGSGQAGQAGSGQAGQAGSGQAGQAGSGQAGQAGSGQAGSGQAGQAGSGQAGSGSGNQEHSHSLAALGRTGTTSGRAQPTTILTPSHLATTFHGGVEHVNVGLFNFMLPFIISVLLL is encoded by the coding sequence ATGCTCATgttttcaagaattttattatttttcgCTAGTTATGTGCTAGTTAAAGCACAGCAAACAATTACTACTCCTACCACGTTAACTGGtaatcaaaatttcaatgagGATATCGATGTCCAATCTTCGTTGACATTGAACGATGGTTCTGAGTATATTTTTAACAACCTTTTGGATATTAGCTTAGACACTGCTAGTGTTGAAGCTAATGCGCAATCTGGATCGGTTTTTACATTCTCTATGCcaccttcatcatcattctCAAATCTAGGTACTTTGACCATCAATAACAACGCAGGCGTAGTATCTGAACAGCACATAAACATTAACCCTAGCACCTTCAGTAACTCTGGCACTTTGACTATTAGAGTGGTTCATTATCAATCAGATAGCAGCTCTACCATGCTCATAGACTCCCCAAGTTTTGCAAACTCAGGAACTATAAATTATGAACGTACAGGAACTGAAATCAACGATCCCGGCTTAGAAGGCAACATTTTACATATTGGAAGTGCTGGCCACGCTTTAGACAACACAggaataataaatttggCTGCCGGAAACAACTATTACTTACAAGGAAACATCCAAGGCGAAGGTGGCTCAATTAATGTAAACTATGGGTTACTACACATCGATTCGACCTCATTTGCTGGTAACACTATTAACTTAGGACCAGAAGGTGCTTTGGCGATGATAAGACCAGTACCTGAAACGGTTGTTGTTCGTGGCTTTGCTGCACCAAACTTCATTGCATCAGCTGGAACAAATGGAGCATTCGCATATAACGAACAAACTGGAATCTTAACAGTCACAACTGATGGTAATACATATACTTACGATATTGGATGTGGTTATGATCCCGCATTACTTATAGGCACTCAATCAAGTATTGGTTATGAAGGTAATCTTGTAGATGGTTATGGTGTAGCCTATACAGGCGCAGCTCCAGCAGATGTGACTTGTGCTGCagcatcatcatcaattgtaccttcatcatcagttgagccatcctcatcagtggaaccatcctcatcagtggaaccatcttcttcagtggaaccatcttcatcagttgaaccatcttcatcagttgagccatcctcatcagtggaaccatcttcttcagtagaaccatcttcttcagttgagccatcctcatcagttgatacctcttcttcagtggaaccatcttcatcagttgaaccatcttcttcagttgagccatcatcatcagttgaaccatcttcatcagttgaaccatcctcatcagttgagccatcctcatcagttgagccatcctcatcagttgagccatcctcatcagtggaaccatcctcatcagtggaaccatcttcttcagtggaaccatcttcttcagtagaaccatcttcttcagttgagccatcctcatcagttgatacctcttcttcagtggaaccatcctcatcagttgaaccatcttcatcctcatcctcatcctcatcatcctcatcctcatcttcatcaccttcatcatcctcatcttcgtcttcgtcatcttctGCCGTTGTTACTACAATTACCACAACAATAGAAGATCCTGGAGTACCTCCAGTAATTATCACCACCACAATTACAATTGGAGCCGGAACGGGACAAGGTGAACAAGGCCAAGCCGGTCAAGCAGGCCAAGCCGGTCAAGCAGGCCAAGCCGGTCAAGCAGGCCAAGCCGGTCAAGCAGGCCAAGCCGGTCAAGCAGGCCAAGCCGGTCAAGCAGGCCAAGCAGGCCAAGCAGGCCAAGCAGGCCAAGCAGGCCAAGCCGGTCAAGCCGGTCAAGCTGGATCAGGTCAAGCTGGTCAAGCCGGTCAAGCCGGTCAAGCTGGATCAGGTCAAGCCGGTCAAGCAGGCAGTGGTCAAGCTGGTCAAGCAGGCAGTGGTCAAGCTGGTCAAGCAGGCAGTGGTCAAGCCGGTCAAGCAGGATCAGGTCAAGCCGGTCAAGCAGGATCAGGTCAAGCCGGTCAAGCAGGATCAGGTCAAGCAGGATCAGGTCAAGCCGGTCAAGCAGGATCAGGTCAAGCAGGATCAGGCTCTGGAAACCAAGAACATAGCCATAGTCTCGCAGCACTTGGAAGAACAGGCACAACAAGTGGCAGAGCCCAGCCTACAACAATTTTGACACCATCTCATCTGGCTACAACATTCCATGGTGGAGTAGAACATGTAAACGTGGGactatttaattttatgtTACCATTTATCATATCTGTTCTGCTACTGTAA
- a CDS encoding uncharacterized protein (CAGL0J02552g~Putative adhesin-like cell wall protein (adhesin cluster VI); predicted GPI-anchor) produces MTNMKVFIVLMLGFCLVSALDVNSILSLTGIQLFTEPVHIFSTGALSLTLGNSYAFNDLLTIDGGGSLSATALLDILLPFSFSIPSTSSVTNSGSMTISNGNLLGLGGSQSINIIPSSLTNTGTITLDLARTVSDATSLLVIDAGVFVNSGTISYIGGGAGGTDPNLLGNILQIGSVGNTIDNTGTIHLNAAPRYNLLGNIIGDGGVIDIEQGTLVISSQTFTGNSIALHPNTAAAFVNAQANAIVVTGLLDAAAIISLGVDGSFVYDPTTGILTVTTSLGVFLYDIGCGFDPALFLGAQITIQVGGVNVDAYSVVYLGVAPSDTTCAAASSSIIPSSSIVPSSSVEPSSSIEPSSSIEPSSSIEPSSSVVPSSSVEPSSSVVPSSSVEPSSVLPSSSVVPSSSVEPSSSVLPSSSVVPSSSVEPSTPPIPSSSVEPSSSVVPSSPAVPSSSVEPSSPAVPSSSVEPSTPPIPSSSVVSASVFDTSSTLPSSPTVPTSSVSPSSPTVPTSSVSPSTISTPSSSAAPSSFCPTCVSSGTPPAPSSSAVVPTSSAVGGNGGDNGQPGADGQPGAAGQPGAAGQPGAAGQPGAAGQPGAAGQPGAAGQPGAAGQPGAAGQPGAAGQPGAGSGGGSEQPTPGAGDGSGSASGNQSGTGSGTGSGQQGSGQAGSGQAGAGQQGSGQAGAGQAGAGAGQQGSGQAGAGQAGAGQAGAGQAGSGQAGAGQAGAGGSGAGSSGSGSGSGAGGAGTSGSGSGAGGSGAGSAGSGSGGSGAGGSGAGGSGAGSAGSGSGGSGAGSAGSGSGGSGAGSSGSGAGASGSGSGAGAGGAGSGGTGAGSGQASPQPHSVAAQARTTTGGSQPTVLAPSQLATTFHGGVEKINVGLFQVLLPFVVSVLLL; encoded by the coding sequence ATGACTAATATGAAAGTGTTTATCGTGCTGATGCTCGGCTTTTGCCTGGTATCTGCACTGGATGTtaattcaattttatcTCTGACTGGTATCCAGCTTTTTACTGAACCAGTTCATATATTTTCCACAGGTGCGTTGTCGTTGACATTAGGTAATTCATATGCTTTCAATGACCTTCTAACTATTGATGGAGGTGGTTCCCTATCCGCAACAGCTTTGCTGGATATCTTATtgcctttttctttcagcATCCCAAGCACTTCATCTGTAACCAATAGCGGTTCAATGACTATATCTAACGGCAATCTTTTGGGTCTAGGAGGATCGCAATCAATAAACATAATTCCCTCATCCCTTACCAACACTGGCACAATAACGCTGGATTTAGCACGTACAGTCTCAGATGCGACATCTCTACTAGTAATCGATGCTGGAGTATTTGTTAATTCTGGCACCATTAGCTATATAGGAGGCGGAGCTGGAGGTACAGATCCAAATTTGCTGGGTAATATCCTTCAGATTGGCAGTGTCGGTAACACTATTGATAACACAGGTACTATTCATTTAAATGCAGCACCAAGATATAATTTACTGGGAAATATAATTGGCGATGGAGGTGTGATTGACATCGAACAAGGAACATTGGTCATCAGCTCCCAAACATTCACCGGTAACTCAATTGCTCTTCACCCAAACACAGCAGCAGCATTTGTTAATGCACAGGCAAATGCAATAGTTGTAACAGGTCTTCTAGATGCAGCAGCAATTATATCACTTGGAGTTGATGGTAGTTTCGTGTATGATCCGACAACTGGTATTCTAACAGTCACAACAAGTTTAGGTGTGTTTCTGTATGATATCGGCTGTGGATTTGATCCTGCGTTATTTTTAGGTGCACAAATTACAATTCAAGTAGGGGGTGTCAATGTTGACGCCTACAGTGTTGTCTACCTAGGTGTTGCACCTTCTGATACTACCTGTGCTGCCGCCTCCTCATCGATCATACCTTCATCTTCGATAGTACCTTCGTCTTCCGTTGAACCATCGTCTTCGATTGAACCATCATCTTCGATTGAACCATCATCTTCGATTGAACCATCATCTTCGGTAGTACCATCATCTTCGGTTGAACCTTCGTCTTCAGTAGTACCATCATCTTCGGTTGAACCATCATCAGTATTACCTTCGTCTTCGGTAGTACCTTCGTCTTCAGTCGAACCATCATCTTCAGTATTACCTTCGTCTTCGGTAGTACCTTCGTCTTCAGTCGAACCATCAACACCTCCAATTCCATCATCTTCGGTTGAACCATCATCTTCAGTGGTACCATCATCACCTGCAGTTCCATCATCTTCAGTCGAACCATCATCACCTGCAGTTCCATCATCTTCAGTCGAGCCATCAACACCTCCAATTCCATCATCTTCGGTTGTCTCAGCCTCCGTTTTTGATACCTCTTCAACTTTACCATCATCTCCAACTGTCCCTACGTCTTCAGTATCACCATCATCTCCAACTGTCCCCACATCTTCAGTATCACCATCAACAATCTCTACCCCAAGCTCTTCTGCAGCGCCCTCATCATTCTGCCCAACATGTGTTAGCAGTGGTACACCGCCCGCACCATCATCTAGTGCGGTTGTTCCCACATCATCTGCAGTTGGTGGTAACGGAGGCGATAATGGACAACCTGGAGCTGATGGACAACCCGGAGCTGCTGGACAACCTGGCGCCGCTGGACAACCTGGTGCTGCTGGACAACCCGGAGCTGCTGGACAACCTGGTGCTGCTGGACAACCCGGAGCTGCTGGACAACCTGGAGCTGCTGGACAACCTGGTGCTGCTGGACAACCCGGAGCTGCTGGACAACCCGGAGCTGGCTCTGGAGGAGGTTCAGAACAGCCAACTCCTGGAGCAGGAGATGGATCAGGAAGTGCAAGTGGTAACCAGTCTGGAACAGGTAGTGGAACAGGAAGTGGCCAACAAGGATCAGGCCAAGCAGGATCAGGCCAAGCAGGTGCAGGCCAACAAGGATCAGGCCAAGCAGGTGCAGGCCAAGCAGGTGCAGGTGCAGGCCAACAAGGATCAGGCCAAGCAGGTGCAGGCCAAGCAGGTGCAGGCCAAGCAGGTGCAGGACAAGCAGGATCAGGCCAAGCAGGTGCAGGCCAAGCAGGTGCTGGCGGATCAGGAGCCGGTAGCTCAGGATCAGGATCAGGGTCAGGTGCTGGTGGTGCAGGGACTAGTGGTTCAGGATCAGGAGCTGGCGGATCAGGAGCTGGTAGTGCAGGATCAGGTTCCGGTGGATCAGGAGCTGGCGGATCAGGAGCTGGCGGATCAGGAGCTGGTAGTGCAGGATCAGGTTCCGGTGGATCAGGAGCTGGTAGTGCAGGATCAGGTTCCGGTGGATCAGGAGCTGGTAGTTCAGGATCAGGAGCTGGCGCATCTGGATCAGGATCAGGAGCAGGAGCTGGTGGCGCGGGCTCTGGTGGTACGGGAGCTGGGTCAGGTCAAGCAAGCCCTCAACCACATAGTGTTGCAGCTCAGGCCAGAACTACAACAGGTGGTTCTCAACCTACAGTATTAGCACCTTCTCAACTGGCTACTACCTTCCATGGTGGTGTAGAGAAGATTAATGTTGGACTATTCCAAGTGTTGCTACCATTTGTTGTCTCTGTTCTATTGTTATGA